One genomic window of Gossypium hirsutum isolate 1008001.06 chromosome D11, Gossypium_hirsutum_v2.1, whole genome shotgun sequence includes the following:
- the LOC107924093 gene encoding phospholipase A1-Igamma1, chloroplastic yields MAISLSKTFLSITHQVFPSEKCRPVSFSGREPQLQRATSMGFATRSLRVPRVSSKTSGSLSSSIDELDKETREERRVADVWREIHGVDDWVGMLDPMDPLLRSELIRYGEMAQACYDAFDFDPFSKYCGSCRFTPRQFFDSLAMADHGYVVSRYIFATSNINLPNFFKKSRWPKVWSKSANWIGYVAVSNDEISKRLGRRDIVVAWRGTVTRLEWIADLMDFLKPISSNKIPCPDSTVKVESGFLDLYTDKDVNCRFCKFSAREQILTEVKRLLEIYQLEELSLTITGHSLGSALAILSAYDIVETGLNVLQDSRAVPVSVFSFSGPRVGNVRFKERMEVLGVKVLRVVNVHDIVPKSPGLFFNENVSPLLMKMAERLPWSYSHVGVELSLDHINSPFLKETGDLSCAHNLEALLHLLDGYHGKGHRFVLASGRDPALVNKASDFLKDHYLVPPYWRQYENKGMVRNEDGRWMQPERPKLDDHPEDTHRYLKQLGLASHH; encoded by the exons ATGGCCATTTCTCTATCCAAAACCTTTCTTTCCATTACTCATCAGGTTTTTCCGTCTGAAAAATGCCGTCCGGTGTCGTTTTCAGGCCGGGAACCTCAGCTTCAACGTGCTACAAGTATGGGATTTGCCACAAGGTCGCTTAGGGTGCCTAGGGTTTCGTCTAAAACAAGCGGCTCCTTGTCCTCTTCCATCGACGAACTCGACAAGGAAACACGAGAAGAAAGACGAGTGGCGGATGTATGGAGAGAAATCCATGGCGTGGATGACTGGGTTGGGATGTTAGATCCAATGGACCCTCTTCTACGGTCGGAGCTGATTCGATATGGCGAGATGGCACAAGCCTGTTACGATGCTTTCGATTTCGACCCATTTTCCAAATACTGTGGAAGTTGCAGGTTCACGCCCCGTCAGTTCTTTGACTCCCTAGCCATGGCGGACCATGGTTACGTGGTCTCCAGGTACATCTTCGCAACATCCAACATTAACCTTcccaatttcttcaagaaatctcGGTGGCCCAAAGTGTGGAGCAAGAGTGCGAATTGGATAGGCTACGTCGCTGTTTCCAACGACGAAATATCCAAACGCTTAGGCCGTCGCGACATCGTCGTCGCTTGGAGGGGAACCGTGACCCGCCTGGAGTGGATTGCGGATTTAATGGATTTCCTCAAACCCATTTCTTCGAACAAAATCCCATGCCCCGATTCAACAGTAAAAGTAGAATCAGGCTTCCTCGATCTCTACACCGACAAAGATGTGAATTGCCGCTTCTGCAAGTTCTCAGCGAGGGAACAAATTTTAACCGAAGTGAAAAGGTTACTCGAAATCTACCAGCTTGAAGAGCTAAGCTTAACAATAACTGGTCACAGTTTAGGCAGTGCCTTGGCAATTCTCAGCGCATATGATATTGTGGAAACGGGTCTAAATGTGCTGCAAGATAGCAGAGCTGTGCCAGTGAGCGTGTTCTCCTTTTCGGGTCCTAGGGTAGGTAACGTGAGGTTCAAGGAACGGATGGAAGTGCTGGGAGTTAAAGTGTTGAGGGTGGTGAATGTGCATGACATAGTCCCTAAATCCCCAGGATTGTTCTTCAACGAAAACGTGTCGCCATTGTTGATGAAGATGGCTGAGAGGTTGCCCTGGAGTTACTCTCATGTCGGAGTTGAACTGTCTTTGGATCATATAAACTCGCCATTTCTAAAAGAGACGGGCGACCTCAGTTGCGCACATAATTTGGAAGCTCTTTTGCATTTACTTGACGG GTACCATGGAAAAGGCCATAGATTTGTGCTGGCAAGTGGAAGGGACCCTGCTTTGGTGAACAAGGCCTCTGACTTTTTGAAAGATCATTATTTGGTTCCACCATATTGGAGGCAATATGAGAACAAGGGGATGGTAAGGAACGAGGATGGGCGTTGGATGCAGCCTGAACGGCCGAAACTCGACGACCACCCTGAAGATACACACCGATATCTCAAGCAATTAGGCTTGGCATCTCatcattag
- the LOC107924091 gene encoding glutathione reductase, chloroplastic, translated as MATTSFTAPKLSSPTFQTLCRNLPLSLPIPKTLSSFSFHLSPFLSRFHLHHHHPTPRFHPRRLFAVRAESENGAEPLRHYDFDLFTIGAGSGGVRASRFAANFGASVAVCELPFSTISSETTGGVGGTCVLRGCVPKKLMVYASKYSHEFDESNGFGWKYDTEPKHDWSTLMANKNAELQRLTGIYKNILNKAGVTLIEGRGKVVDPHTVDVDGKLYTARHILISVGGRPFIPDIPGSEYAIDSDAALDLPSKPEKVAIVGGGYIALEFAGIFNGLTSEVHVFIRQKKVLRGFDEEIRDFVGEQMALRGIQFHTEESPQAIVKSADGSLSLKTNEGTIEGFSHIMFATGRRPNTKNLGLESVGVKINKNGAIEVDEYSRTTVPSIWAVGDVTDRINLTPVALMEGAALAKTLFQNEPTKPDYRAVPSAVFSQPPIGQVGLTEEQARKEYGDIDVYTANFRPLKATLSGLPDRVFMKLIVCAKTNKVIGLHMCGEDSAEIAQGFAVAVKAGLTKADFDATVGIHPTSAEEFVTMRTPTRKIRQSSESQGNMGHEAKTAAGV; from the exons ATGGCCACCACGTCTTTTACTGCTCCTAAACTCTCTTCCCCAACTTTCCAAACCCTTTGCAGAAATCTTCCCCTTTCTCTCCCTATCCCCAAGaccctttcttctttttctttccacCTTTCTCCCTTCCTCTCTCGCTTccacctccaccaccaccaccccaCCCCTCGGTTCCACCCCCGCCGCCTCTTTGCCGTTCGTGCCGAATCCGAGAATGGCGCTGAGCCGCTTCGCCACTACGATTTCGACCTCTTTACTATAGGCGCCGGTAGTGGTGGTGTTCGTGCTTCCCGTTTCGCTGCCAATTTTGGTGCTTCTGTTGCTGTTTGTGAGCTTCCGTTTTCGACTATTTCTTCGGAGACCACCGGCGGCGTTGGCGGGAC ATGCGTTCTTAGAGGATGTGTACCAAAGAAACTAATGGTTTACGCATCAAAATATTCTCATGAATTTGATGAGAGTAATGGTTTTGGATGGAAATATGACACGGAACCAAAGCATGATTGGAGCACCCTGATGGCTAATAAAAATGCCGAGTTACAGCGTCTTACGGGTATTTACAAGAACATTCTCAACAAAGCGGGTGTCACATTAATCGAAGGCCGTGGAAAG GTTGTGGATCCACACACTGTTGATGTAGATGGAAAGCTTTACACTGCAAGGCATATACTGATTTCAGTTGGTGGACGTCCATTTATTCCTGATATTCCAGGAAGTGAGTATGCAATAGATTCTGATGCGGCCCTTGATTTGCCCTCAAAACCAGAGAAAGTTGCTATAGTAGGTGGGGGATATATAGCTTTGGAATTTGCTGGCATTTTCAATGGACTGACAAGTGAGGTTCATGTATTTATACGTCAGAAGAAAGTTTTACGAGGGTTCGATGAAGAG ATCAGGGATTTTGTTGGAGAACAAATGGCTCTACGGGGAATTCAATTTCATACAGAGGAGTCACCTCAGGCAATTGTTAAGTCAGCTGATGGTTCACTGTCCCTGAAGACCAACGAAGGAACAATTGAAGGCTTTTCACATATAATGTTTGCAACTGGTCGAAGGCCTAATACAAAG AACTTAGGGTTGGAGTCTGTAGGGGTGAAAATTAACAAGAACGGAGCAATAGAG GTTGATGAATACTCGCGTACTACAGTACCTTCCATTTGGGCTGTAGGGGATGTCACAGATAGAATAAATTTGACACCTGTTGCTTTGATGGAAGGAGCAGCATTAGCAAAAACACTGTTTCAAAATGAACCAACGAAACCTGATTATAG GGCTGTACCCTCGGCCGTCTTTTCCCAGCCACCTATTGGACAAGTTGGTCTTACTGAAGAACAG GCTAGAAAAGAATATGGTGATATCGATGTCTACACAGCAAACTTCAGGCCGTTGAAGGCCACTCTTTCAGGGCTTCCTGATCGGGTATTCATGAAACTTATAGTCTGTGCAAAGACAAACAAAGTTATTGGTTTGCACATGTGTGGAGAAGATTCAGCTGAAATTGCGCAG GGATTTGCAGTTGCTGTCAAAGCTGGCTTGACTAAAGCAGACTTTGATGCCACCGTGGGTATTCATCCAACATCAGCTGAGGAGTTTGTCACAATGAGGACTCCTACTAGGAAAATACGACAGAGCTCCGAGTCTCAG GGAAACATGGGTCATGAGGCAAAAACTGCAGCAGGGGTTTAG
- the LOC107924306 gene encoding probable galacturonosyltransferase 6 isoform X1: MKNCHRWQRILILSLLSFSVFAPIVLVSQRLKTLTSFGGKEFAEDLPSVNYMRDVLRLNSIEQEAAEGLKGPKLVVFNDKDISSVVRRSSYEDRDSDQFRNAQDDSKLLEANETNGNGKDEHQIQQTIIQMNSREKGQFNQEKGRDDQRLQSPFKVVDEKVKQMRDQLITAKAYLSFEPPGSNSRLMKELRARIRELERVVGEVSRDSDLPMSASQKMRSMELSLAKASRVFPDCSAMATKLRAMAYNAEEQVQVVRNQESHLLQLAGRTTPKGFHCLSMRLTAEYFWLRPEERQFPNQQNLNDPDLYHYAVLSDNVLAASVVVNSTISSAKEPEKIVFHVVTDSLNLPAISMWFLLNPPGKATIHVQSIENFDWLSTKYNSTLNEQKSYDPRYSSALNHLRFYLPDIFPALNKIVLFDHDVVVQRDLTEIWSIDMKGKVNGAVETCLESEASFRSIQMFMNFSDPFLARRFNANVCTWAFGMNLFDLHEWRRKNLTMLYRNYLQLGLKRSLWKGGSLPIGWITFYNQTVALEKRWHTLGLGYNSDVPPGDIENAAVIHYDGVMKPWLETGIAKYKGYWSKHLLYDHPYLQQCNIHE, translated from the exons ATGAAGAATTGTCACCGATGGCAGAGGATTCTCATCCTCTCTTTGCTATCTTTCTCTGTATTCGCTCCAATCGTGTTGGTCTCTCAGAGACTTAAAACCCTCACTTcctttg GCGGGAAGGAATTTGCGGAGGACTTGCCTAGTGTT AATTATATGCGAGATGTTTTAAGACTAAATTCCATTGAACAG GAAGCTGCTGAAGGACTAAAAGGTCCAAAACTAGTTGTTTTCAACGACAAAGATATTAGTTCTGTAGTTAGACGCAGTTCTTATGAAGATCGTGATTCAGATCAATTCAGGAATGCACAAGATGATTCTAAATTATTAGAAGCAAACG AAACCAATGGGAATGGAAAAGACGAGCATCAAATTCAGCAGACTATCATACAGATGAACTCTAGAGAAAAG GGGCAATTCAATCAAGAAAAAGGTAGAGATGATCAGCGTTTGCAGTCTCCATTCAAGGTTGTGGATGAGAAGGTAAAGCAAATGAGAGATCAGCTCATTACAGCAAAAGCATACCTAAGTTTTGAACCACCAGGTAGTAACTCTCGCTTGATGAAAGAGTTACGAGCTCGAATCAGAGAGTTGGAACGAGTCGTTGGTGAAGTCAGCAGGGATTCAGATTTGCCCATGAG TGCTTCACAGAAAATGAGGTCTATGGAGCTTTCTTTGGCTAAAGCAAGTCGTGTATTCCCTGACTGCTCTGCGATGGCTACAAAACTTCGTGCCATGGCTTATAATGCTGAAGAACAGGTTCAGGTAGTGAGGAATCAAGAGTCACATCTCCTCCAACTTGCTGGAAGGACTACCCCTAAAGGCTTTCACTGCCTCTCTATGCGGCTAACAGCTGAATATTTTTGGCTTCGACCTGAGGAAAGGCAGTTCCCTAACCAACAAAATCTGAATGATCCTGACCTTTATCACTATGCAGTATTGTCAGACAATGTTCTGGCTGCTTCTGTCGTTGTTAACTCCACAATTTCCTCTGCTAAG GAGCCTGAGAAAATTGTTTTTCATGTGGTGACCGATTCTCTCAATCTCCCAGCAATTTCAATGTGGTTTTTATTAAATCCTCCTGGCAAAGCTACAATTCATGTTCAGAGCATAGAAAATTTTGATTGGTTATCCACTAAGTATAATTCGACATTGAATGAACAGAAGTCCTATGATCCAAGATATTCTTCTGCCCTTAACCATCTTCGGTTCTATCTGCCTGACATCTTTCCAGCACTGAATAAGATTGTGCTTTTCGATCATGATGTGGTAGTGCAAAGAGATTTAACTGAAATTTGGAGCATTGACATGAAAGGGAAAGTAAATGGTGCAGTGGAGACCTGTCTGGAAAGTGAAGCCTCATTTCGTTCGATACAAATGTTTATGAACTTTTCAGACCCATTTTTGGCAAGGAGGTTTAATGCAAATGTTTGCACATGGGCATTTGGTATGAATTTATTTGATCTACATGAATGGAGAAGGAAAAACTTAACCATGCTCTATCGAAATTACTTGCAACTG GGGCTTAAGAGGTCATTGTGGAAGGGAGGAAGCTTGCCCATAGGTTGGATTACCTTCTACAACCAGACTGTGGCTTTAGAAAAGAGATGGCATACCCTTGGGCTAGGTTATAACTCAGATGTTCCACCGGGTGATATCGAGAATGCAGCAGTTATACACTACGATGGAGTCATGAAACCCTGGTTGGAAACAGGAATCGCTAAATACAAGGGCTATTGGAGCAAACATTTGCTGTATGACCACCCTTACTTACAACAGTGCAATATCCACGAGTGA
- the LOC107924306 gene encoding probable galacturonosyltransferase 6 isoform X2 — protein sequence MRDVLRLNSIEQEAAEGLKGPKLVVFNDKDISSVVRRSSYEDRDSDQFRNAQDDSKLLEANETNGNGKDEHQIQQTIIQMNSREKGQFNQEKGRDDQRLQSPFKVVDEKVKQMRDQLITAKAYLSFEPPGSNSRLMKELRARIRELERVVGEVSRDSDLPMSASQKMRSMELSLAKASRVFPDCSAMATKLRAMAYNAEEQVQVVRNQESHLLQLAGRTTPKGFHCLSMRLTAEYFWLRPEERQFPNQQNLNDPDLYHYAVLSDNVLAASVVVNSTISSAKEPEKIVFHVVTDSLNLPAISMWFLLNPPGKATIHVQSIENFDWLSTKYNSTLNEQKSYDPRYSSALNHLRFYLPDIFPALNKIVLFDHDVVVQRDLTEIWSIDMKGKVNGAVETCLESEASFRSIQMFMNFSDPFLARRFNANVCTWAFGMNLFDLHEWRRKNLTMLYRNYLQLGLKRSLWKGGSLPIGWITFYNQTVALEKRWHTLGLGYNSDVPPGDIENAAVIHYDGVMKPWLETGIAKYKGYWSKHLLYDHPYLQQCNIHE from the exons ATGCGAGATGTTTTAAGACTAAATTCCATTGAACAG GAAGCTGCTGAAGGACTAAAAGGTCCAAAACTAGTTGTTTTCAACGACAAAGATATTAGTTCTGTAGTTAGACGCAGTTCTTATGAAGATCGTGATTCAGATCAATTCAGGAATGCACAAGATGATTCTAAATTATTAGAAGCAAACG AAACCAATGGGAATGGAAAAGACGAGCATCAAATTCAGCAGACTATCATACAGATGAACTCTAGAGAAAAG GGGCAATTCAATCAAGAAAAAGGTAGAGATGATCAGCGTTTGCAGTCTCCATTCAAGGTTGTGGATGAGAAGGTAAAGCAAATGAGAGATCAGCTCATTACAGCAAAAGCATACCTAAGTTTTGAACCACCAGGTAGTAACTCTCGCTTGATGAAAGAGTTACGAGCTCGAATCAGAGAGTTGGAACGAGTCGTTGGTGAAGTCAGCAGGGATTCAGATTTGCCCATGAG TGCTTCACAGAAAATGAGGTCTATGGAGCTTTCTTTGGCTAAAGCAAGTCGTGTATTCCCTGACTGCTCTGCGATGGCTACAAAACTTCGTGCCATGGCTTATAATGCTGAAGAACAGGTTCAGGTAGTGAGGAATCAAGAGTCACATCTCCTCCAACTTGCTGGAAGGACTACCCCTAAAGGCTTTCACTGCCTCTCTATGCGGCTAACAGCTGAATATTTTTGGCTTCGACCTGAGGAAAGGCAGTTCCCTAACCAACAAAATCTGAATGATCCTGACCTTTATCACTATGCAGTATTGTCAGACAATGTTCTGGCTGCTTCTGTCGTTGTTAACTCCACAATTTCCTCTGCTAAG GAGCCTGAGAAAATTGTTTTTCATGTGGTGACCGATTCTCTCAATCTCCCAGCAATTTCAATGTGGTTTTTATTAAATCCTCCTGGCAAAGCTACAATTCATGTTCAGAGCATAGAAAATTTTGATTGGTTATCCACTAAGTATAATTCGACATTGAATGAACAGAAGTCCTATGATCCAAGATATTCTTCTGCCCTTAACCATCTTCGGTTCTATCTGCCTGACATCTTTCCAGCACTGAATAAGATTGTGCTTTTCGATCATGATGTGGTAGTGCAAAGAGATTTAACTGAAATTTGGAGCATTGACATGAAAGGGAAAGTAAATGGTGCAGTGGAGACCTGTCTGGAAAGTGAAGCCTCATTTCGTTCGATACAAATGTTTATGAACTTTTCAGACCCATTTTTGGCAAGGAGGTTTAATGCAAATGTTTGCACATGGGCATTTGGTATGAATTTATTTGATCTACATGAATGGAGAAGGAAAAACTTAACCATGCTCTATCGAAATTACTTGCAACTG GGGCTTAAGAGGTCATTGTGGAAGGGAGGAAGCTTGCCCATAGGTTGGATTACCTTCTACAACCAGACTGTGGCTTTAGAAAAGAGATGGCATACCCTTGGGCTAGGTTATAACTCAGATGTTCCACCGGGTGATATCGAGAATGCAGCAGTTATACACTACGATGGAGTCATGAAACCCTGGTTGGAAACAGGAATCGCTAAATACAAGGGCTATTGGAGCAAACATTTGCTGTATGACCACCCTTACTTACAACAGTGCAATATCCACGAGTGA